The sequence aGGTAAAAACATGATTATACTCAAGACACATCAGGTTGCAGTCTAGAAGGAAACTAAGTTATTAAGTTCCAGGGGCAAACAAAATTAACCCAGTGTCCAAAGATAATGGATTAGTAACTAAAAGGAGGAATTATATAGATCACGAACAATTTCTTAAGGCTGTGGTCCCTTCAAAGAGAAAACCTGGTCAAACCATTTAGCTTAGATTCTGAACATGTGATTTTCCCAAAATCAGTTTCACACATTCTGAAGGGAGCCATAAACTCTTATAAAATAAGTCTTTGAACTTAGAGCTATTCCTTCACAATCCAGAATTAGAGCGGTTTTTCCCTTTCTGAAGTGATGGTGCAATTGTCTGTCTTAACAGCTGATCTTTAGAGCTGCCCTTATCCATTTTGTCCGTGTTCCACCACCACTAGGCTACTTCTTTGATAATATAATACACAGAATGTCTAAAAGCCAACAGCTGTTCAGATCTGAAGATCTGTGGGAACCCGCCTTCCAATGAGGTTTTTCATCAGGGACACTATATGATTTGAAGAACAAACAGTAGGATTATTGCAGGTTCTGACAAACTCAGGCTCAAAGGACAACTCTCCCGAAGAATTGGGAGTGTTCAGAATGTCAAGTGATTGAGAGTCTCCTTGTGAGGGAGGAAGGGTTCTGATTGTGCCCTCTCTGAACTGGCCCTCAAGGCTATCTTTAGAAGGTGACCCCCGGTTTTCATCTTCTGTAGAGGGATCCCACGTAGCCCTAATCCACCTTGGTTTCCGAGTGCAGTTAGCTGACAGTGAGAAAGCTGTTTGTGGCGACTGCCCCGTGTGGTTGTCCAGATCTATAGCAACACCTGGAATAGAACAGTGACCTCTAGAGTTCCTTTTGCTGTCTTTGCcatcaatttctcttttttcccttaactGGTTACCATTAacttcttttacaaatattttatgagtatCTTTGTTATTATTTGAGCCAATGTGTTGAAGATGACTACAGGAAGTACTAAGTTTGCAAATCTCATTAGGAAGTACAGTTTCCTGTTCATCCAAAATGCATTTCTCATCATTTACACTGTGATTGTCAGGATTTGCCTGAAATGCAGAACATGAATTTAAACTAGGATACACTGCTGTGTGTGTTTGCTCTTCCACGAAAAGATTATAATCGGGTGCAGAAGGGAGTCGCTTCAGTGAATTTGCAGATGTGTTCTGATATTTGGCTAGATTTTGTTTTGACTTGTTTGCATAGAATTGATTATGTTCATCTTTCAATTTATATTGTCCCCAAAGCcctcttttaatctttttaaaacctaGGTGGAAAATTtctagaatgtttaaaaaaagtgaaatagtGGCTATAGATTGCATAAATAATAGGAATATTGTCTTTTCTGTTGGTCTTGAGACAAAACAATCGATTATATTTGGACAGGGGTGGCCATGGCATTTAAATAGAGGCTCTAAGTGAAATCCATATAAAAGGTACTGTCCAATCATGAACCCAACTTCAACCACAGAGCGAGTGAAAATGTGTATCACGTAAGTGCAAAGCAAGGTTCCTCTGAGTGGTGCTttatttagtttccttttctctagctGACAAAGCTCTTGCTCCAATCTCCTCCGATCCCCAGGCATTTCAAACTCTAccccttccagttctcctcttaATTGAGCTTTCatcctctgtctctcttcctctagAACTCTCAGTCGGTACAAAGCATGGCCCATGTAGACCAGGGATGGTGAAGACACAAATATCACCTGCAGAACCCAGTATCTAATGAGGGAGATGGGAAAGGCCTGGTCATAGCATACATTTCTGCAGCCTGGTTGTTCAGTATTGCAGATGAAGCCAGACTGCTCATCATTCCAGACATCTTCAGCTGCTACACCCAGAACAAGCATCCGAAATATGAACAGGATGGTGAGCCAGATCTTTCCAATCATGGTAGAGTGGATGTGAACTTCCTCCAGAGTATCTCCAAGGAGATTCCAGTCCCCCATGTTTATTTACTCAGCATCTTAGCTCTGAGCCCCATCAAATAGGAGGCAGATAAATTCTTCCATTCTGAAGGGAGTGCTGTTTCTTAAAGCAAACCTATGGCCAAAATATGAACAAAGCATCACTATTTCCATGTGCTAGTTGCTTTACTTTTTCCCTAGATAGCAGTGATAATCTGTTACCAGGAATGTATTTTAGATGTCAGGAACTTAAAATCACTGATGTTTAGACATCATAATGCAGTGGGGAAAAAGTGAtacccagaggaggaggaggagtgtaTGTATGTATTCTCTGTTAAGAATATAattgggctgggctgggctgagacaggaagattgcaattggagaccagcctgaacaagagcaagaccccatctactaaaaatagaaaaattagctaggcctgGTAGCAcctccctgtagtcccagctacttgggaggctgaggcaggaggatgagccttgagcccaggagtttgaggttgctgtgagctaggctgatgccacagcagtctagcccaggtgacagagactccatctcaaaaaaaaaaaaaaaataattggaggGTTCCCTATCAGAGAGGAGTCTTTACTAAGCTGAagtttgctgttattttttttaactgggaaCTTTTGGAGAAGTTTCTGAAACTACTGACTTGATCTTACAAACTTTATTTACtaagattattttatataaaagcttTAACCAaagtcaatgatttttaaatctcatttataCACAAAGGAAAATGTGCTTCATTTGATAATTCAGTAAGATATAGCATTTAATGAAACCAGAGGAAATAGATCTGGCTCTGTTACAGGAATTTAGATTAGTTTTTTAATccaaatttaaatgaattctGATTTCTTTCTGGCAGTTGGTGAGCATTTTCAGAAATTCATTTCagtaatatttatgaatatttatagaattcttatacttttctatgaaaaattttgtaaatatgttaaaatgaacTCCAAAAATTCTCAACTGTTTTATGATATTAACTATTACTGGAAATAAATTGATCACTGGTATGATGTTATAATAGTATTATAGAAATTTTCATTGTAACAATATTGGACCTATTTAAGACATGTagcggccgggcacggtggctcacgcctgtaatcctagcactctgggaggccgaggtgggcggatcgtttgagctcaggagttcgagaccagcctgagcaagagcgagaccccatctctaccaaaaaatagaaagaaattatatggacagctaaaaatatatatagaaaaaattagccgggcatggtggtgcatgcctgtagtcccagctactcgggaggctgagacaggaggatcgcttgagctcaggagtttgaggttgctgtgagctaggctgacgccacggcactcactctagcctgggcaacagagtgagactctgtctcaaaaaaaaaaaaaaaaaaaaaagacatgtagcTTGCCTTTTTGGAGGAAACAATGGGGCAAGTTATAATTTAGCTGCTTGGATTATCTGCCAGTAGGTTCAATAATAAGACTGACATCCTAGGATATCTCAGACGAAATATACCCcaaaggaaagatttaaaaagtgattgtttttattctattaaaatataaatgtatgttcTATCCCCTTGTATGAAGGGAAATGTTGCACAATCAAACAAAATACtaagatattattaatacaagATGCATTCATCACAAAAATCCTACAAGGTATGttgtttcccccattttacagaggaaactgaggcacacattaatttacccaaagtcacacagctggagcTGGTATTCAAATCCAATCAATGTGGCTCTACAGTCAGCTCTTAAGTGTTTTACAAAAgtgttatttttcctctttgaacaaacttgaaatttatatgaaacattgAGATGATctgtttctcttaaaattttaattatttaaatttagaaatgtcAAACAGTGAtagttttggctttttaaataacCGGGTTTAGAGTCTTTACTTTCTTAAAGCTTGATATTATTAATAAGACTTGCAAAAGCATCAGCCTTCTAA is a genomic window of Eulemur rufifrons isolate Redbay chromosome 8, OSU_ERuf_1, whole genome shotgun sequence containing:
- the GJA9 gene encoding gap junction alpha-9 protein; the protein is MGDWNLLGDTLEEVHIHSTMIGKIWLTILFIFRMLVLGVAAEDVWNDEQSGFICNTEQPGCRNVCYDQAFPISLIRYWVLQVIFVSSPSLVYMGHALYRLRVLEEERQRMKAQLRGELEGVEFEMPGDRRRLEQELCQLEKRKLNKAPLRGTLLCTYVIHIFTRSVVEVGFMIGQYLLYGFHLEPLFKCHGHPCPNIIDCFVSRPTEKTIFLLFMQSIATISLFLNILEIFHLGFKKIKRGLWGQYKLKDEHNQFYANKSKQNLAKYQNTSANSLKRLPSAPDYNLFVEEQTHTAVYPSLNSCSAFQANPDNHSVNDEKCILDEQETVLPNEICKLSTSCSHLQHIGSNNNKDTHKIFVKEVNGNQLREKREIDGKDSKRNSRGHCSIPGVAIDLDNHTGQSPQTAFSLSANCTRKPRWIRATWDPSTEDENRGSPSKDSLEGQFREGTIRTLPPSQGDSQSLDILNTPNSSGELSFEPEFVRTCNNPTVCSSNHIVSLMKNLIGRRVPTDLQI